The Punica granatum isolate Tunisia-2019 chromosome 4, ASM765513v2, whole genome shotgun sequence genome has a window encoding:
- the LOC116203163 gene encoding UDP-glycosyltransferase 73C6-like — protein MAPPNPQVHMLLFPLMAQGHMIPMIDIARLLAKRGVIITLITTPVNAGRFRTVLNRSIISGLQIRVIELEFPWAEAGLPERCENFDLLPSSVDLSVNMFSSTDFFQKRVEELFEELSPRPSCIISDMCVHHTSEVAKRFKVPRIVFHGVGCFCLMCLHCLQHLNVLETFTSALEYFVFPGLPDRLEFTKAQLPVAQSPEVDKIFQRFGGADLASYGVIVNSFEELEPAYVNEYKKVRGGKVWCIGPVSLYNKDHLDMAERGNKASISQEECLKWLDSKEPGSVLYACLGSLCTLAPLQLQELAIGLEASNRPFIWVTRENDQLNELEEWIAQERFEEKTKGQGMLIRGWAPQVLILSHGSVGGFLTHCGWNSTIEGICAGIPMLTWPLFGDQFCNEKLIVEVLKTSVRVGADVPVYFRFGEGGDMVRKGDVEKAIDELMDGGHEGEERRRRAIELGEKAKRAIEEGGSSYLNLTLFIQEIEQLVQDGFN, from the coding sequence ATGGCACCACCAAACCCCCAAGTTCACATGTTACTCTTCCCTCTCATGGCTCAAGGCCACATGATCCCTATGATCGACATCGCTAGATTATTAGCTAAACGAGGGGTGATAATAACCCTAATCACCACCCCAGTCAACGCGGGCCGGTTTCGTACCGTCTTAAACCGATCCATAATATCAGGCCTTCAAATCCGGGTGATCGAGCTTGAGTTCCCATGGGCAGAGGCTGGGTTACCTGAACGGTGCGAGAACTTCGACTTGCTTCCTTCATCAGTAGACTTGTCGGTGAACATGTTCAGTTCCACAGATTTCTTCCAAAAACGTGTCGAGGAATTGTTCGAAGAGCTAAGCCCAAGGCCAAGCTGTATAATCTCCGACATGTGCGTCCACCACACAAGTGAAGTCGCTAAAAGGTTCAAGGTCCCCAGAATTGTGTTCCACGGGGTGGGGTGCTTCTGCCTCATGTGCCTGCATTGCCTCCAGCACTTGAACGTGCTCGAGACCTTCACCTCGGCATTGGAGTACTTTGTCTTTCCTGGCCTGCCCGATCGACTTGAGTTCACCAAGGCACAGCTCCCGGTGGCCCAAAGCCCAGAGGTAGATAAAATATTCCAACGTTTTGGGGGGGCTGACTTAGCCTCGTATGGAGTGATTGTGAATAGCTTTGAAGAGCTCGAGCCAGCGTATGTGAATGAATACAAGAAAGTCCGGGGTGGTAAAGTGTGGTGCATCGGCCCAGTCTCTCTATACAACAAGGACCATTTGGACATGGCCGAGAGGGGGAACAAAGCATCTATTAGTCAAGAAGAATGCCTCAAGTGGCTCGACTCAAAAGAACCAGGCTCGGTCTTATATGCTTGCCTCGGGAGCCTTTGCACACTGGCCCCCTTGCAATTACAAGAGCTTGCAATAGGGTTGGAAGCGTCAAATCGACCCTTTATATGGGTCACCAGGGAAAATGACCAGTTGAATGAGCTCGAGGAGTGGATCGCTCAAGAAAGGTTCGAAGAGAAGACCAAAGGGCAGGGGATGCTGATCCGAGGGTGGGCACCGCAAGTGTTGATATTGTCGCACGGGTCGGTCGGAGGGTTCCTTACACACTGTGGGTGGAATTCGACCATTGAGGGTATCTGCGCTGGGATCCCGATGCTGACGTGGCCACTATTTGGGGACCAGTTTTGCAATGAGAAGCTTATTGTGGAGGTCCTGAAGACAAGTGTGAGGGTCGGTGCAGACGTTCCTGTGTATTTCAGGTTCGGGGAGGGCGGAGATATGGTGAGGAAAGGAGACGTTGAGAAGGCCATTGACGAACTGATGGATGGAGGGCATGAAGGGGaagaaaggaggaggagggcaaTAGAGTTGGGCGAGAAGGCGAAGAGAGCAATAGAGGAAGGAGGTTCTTCTTACCTCAATTTGACTTTGTTCATTCAAGAGATTGAGCAACTAGTTCAAGACGGGTTTAAttag